The following is a genomic window from Doryrhamphus excisus isolate RoL2022-K1 chromosome 3, RoL_Dexc_1.0, whole genome shotgun sequence.
GTCGTTCTGTTAGCACAATATTTGTGGGTTTAATACTTAACATGTCATTCATGAGCTTTTTTAAGGTGGTAacgtggtgttttttttaatggaacgGTTATCTAAGTAGTAAGTTATCTGCTATTTGGCAGCTGTCCACTCAGCTGCTGTAACCCCAACCACAACAATGATGCCTTCAGAGTCTCTTGTCACCCTACAGGTCCTGCCTTACTTATATTTGGGGAATTTCAGAGGTATggcaataatatttattcttccAGTGTATCTTTGGTTTACAGTGTGGTTTGTTTATGCCAGATGCGAGGGACAGAGAACAGTTAGCCAGGAACAACATCACCCACATCCTGTCCATTCATGACAGTGCGGCACCCATCCTCCAGGTAAGGTTGTTATTTAGGCAGAGTCCTCTACTCTACACACTGCATGCATGACCCGAGTGCACATACCAGCTTGTCAGGTTCTTCAGGGAGTTTATCTATCAGAGAaattggacaaaatgtgattctTTAGACAAAAAAATGGTTGTCATAGCTTGTGTGTGCTGGTGTGGGTTTTCATGTAGGTGGCGACTGTTGCTTAGGCCAGTGGATCATTAGCATGATCTGTTGGATCATAATTCAGGCTCTGCTAATTACGTTAAGCAGGTAACTATGGCTGTGCCCCACAGGAGATGACCTATCTCTGCATTTCAGCGGCCGACCTGCCCACACAAAACCTGTAAGTAACAGAATTGTGGAGCAGAACAAGAAAAGACAGAGGACTGCTTCATGTCCGCGTGCTGTGCTGCAATGTGGGTGTGAGGTTCTGTTTCTTCACACAAGCGTGTAAAGGATATGCCTCCACAAGCTCACTTTCGCATTTGGCATTTAATGATGCATGCAAAGTCATCAACAAAGGTGTTTTATTCGACTTTCAGTCTCTGCACATTTTAGCATAAGCTATTTATATGCACCCACTTCACATACAAAGGCATGTGGTCATGGCTCTACACACACGCCTTACTGCCCCATTTGCCTCCAGAGTTAAAGAGCTGTGTTTGAAATGTGAAATCTGACTACACCCTCATCCTGCTTCTTCCGGGTTTGAAAAGTCAGGTGGAAAACATACAAAAGCAACCACTGCAACATACAGTAAAAGACTATGGtattatatagttttttttggttCAGACATGCTGAGTAATTTCTATTAAGGAacattgcattttattattattattattacatttgcacaagAGTGCAGCATAAAGTGACAACAAGCTaacaagcatttttttcttatccTCCACAGGACTCAGCACTTTAAGCAAAGTATCATGTTCATGCATGAGTCCCGACTAAAAGGAGAAGGGTGCCTGGTTCACTGGTAAGAGAAAGAAAGACACTCTGTTGTTGTACTGCATTTCCTCTATCACTGTGTTCAAATATAAATGTTGTTCTTTTAATGCAGCTACTAAGTACTCAGGATGTGCCAGTGATGCATAGTGAAGATTGAAATGATAAACAAAAGCCTATTTTTGAACTTCCCAGCACAGCACAGAAACTACTTGTGGACTGCATTGAGCTTATGTGGTAATGCGAGAGATGGCCATCTGTTAGCTGCAAGAGGTTGGACAAAagtctgcctttacaaagatagcaatgctttctttttgtttatttacaaaaagaacAGCAAGTTAATTGGAAGCAGGGTATAATTAGAGAGAGACTGTTATTTACAAGCTTGTCATTATACAGCGATACCTCGGGTTTTGTATGGCCTGGTAATCGTAGGATATGTTTTTGGATTACGATTATTGCCAAAAATATGCCTTGGTTATCGGAGACTGTCTTGGTTAGCGTGCGGCCAACTAATTTGCCTAACAAACTAGTCCATGGAAAGCATCCACGCGTTGGTGACCCtgtgaaaaataatacagtGGTTCTTTAAGGCCTGAGTGAAAACGATTGAATACGCAAGGCATACCGACTGGACGTGTGGCGCCGTGAACAGACGGAACCATGTCACACACCaaactgttgaaaaataaataatcaggTCACCCAGAACGTTGTTTCCGTGTGCATGAAAggctgaaacaataaaatacttagccattttgacctgaaaatgtttGTGTTGATAGCCCTTTAGAGTTGAGACACTTCACATAAACCATCCTTtttgtgtgtggtttatttgttcatagaaggCACAATGAATAACTTCTGAAAGCACCCTTTGTGTACCCTGCGCTGATGAGGCATCCAAGCACACTGCATGTTAGTGTTTTTATTCACCGCTGTAGTAGAGAGCTCTAACCATCCACTctctaaaggggacctattatgctcatttttcgtctctttgtatggagttgtggactcccatagatctgctacacacgataacctgcgcagaaagcttttttttttttttagatcttccggaatctgcacctactgcTGAACCCCATTatctaattttgtcggtataggagttgataataaatgaataaaccctttggagagcttcttgaaaagtggttaggagctactgatAGCTCATGatgctggagacccctgacatattatttactaagtgcagacaatcttggcacagcATTGGTAGTGcaaatgtgttcattacacattttttatgggaggacctgtgtttaaaaaactcaGGTAGACCACTGACTGTGGTGGAAAAAAGCTATTGGCAACTCCAGAAATTGGTGAGCTTGCAATTTGCACCCCGCTCATTGTATGCACACTCCATAATGttacacagacaaccacttgcttacacaaaataaacacaattaggacatgtataaattgttacttacggCTTCATCTTCTGACTCTCCAACATGACCAAGGAAAGTTGGGAAGCCATCGGACTtaagcaacagtttggcggatagtcaAGCTATCCGACAGATAGTCCAACGTTTTTTTCGTGCTGGTCTGGAATCATCAAccccaaccacttctgcctgatacCTGACTTTTTAGGCAATTTAGCTTGCCCTCAAACATGAATAAACATGTCCTGGAAGAAGCAAATGCTCCTTGCTCAAACTGTGCAGCGCTGGGTGGgatgggagtgtgtgtgggttGGTGGGGGGTGGAGCCTACAGCTTGTGCTCACTGTCCACAAGCTGTGAGGTCACAAAGAGTCGGTGTTGGAAAAAACTCTACAAAAccgagtgttcagagccatccgtaacttctttcagggctcacatccaaatgcacaaacctcattatctgcaaccttggcatcgtttaacacgagaatattccaacaacatttataggtcagaaaagtgggtaAAGCTtcatagatcccctttaaagttACATTTATAAGCGGCTAGAGTGAAACAGCGTCCCCGCGGTTCTTCCGTTCCCTGCCCTCCTTCCTCCACGCATTGCAACAATCTTCAGTAAAGTTAAAAGTCATGATAAATGTTCAGTTATCCATTTCGTTcataatttatatgcatttgtgCAAGACTAGTACCGGTACAtctaatactgtatatttccatATTGCATGATGACATGATAAACAAACGTATTAACAGCTCTCTGACTCTGATCAAGTCGTATGAGTATGCGCAATATTTTGTGGGACAGTTCTGTTGCATATTCATGTCATCTTCATTAGTAGACGATAATGCTTTAATGCATTATAACAACTCCTATTTGTTTTGTCATCATGCGTCCTCCTACGCTTTGTGTATCCCTCTCCCTGGTACAGTCTGGCTGGTGTGTCCCGCAGCGTCACCCTGGTGGTGGCCTACATTATGACAGTGACGAGACTGGGCTGGAAGGAAGCTCTGGCTGCTGTGAGGGTGGTCCGTCCCTCTGCTGGTCCTAATCTAGGCTTCCAGCACCAGCTGCAAGAGTTTGAGACAACTCAACTTGATGAAGTTAGTTaccttctttttacacttgtatgacacttgatgttaaaatatatttataatatactaACAGTCCAGAAGATTGAACACACCTCCACATGCAACTGAATGAGAAAGTCTTTTACTGGTAGTGCATATATGTTACAGCTTTTtcatttgtcataatatttatttttattattttaatgctgTGTAACTAAACAGTAATTGTGTCACTGGTTCCTGCTGCTtagcgaaaatgagacataaATGCAACAGTTTTCATATAAATGACCCTTTTGGTTCTCATATTTTATGTTGAGAAAAGCGAGTgctttttcataataataacgcAGTAGACTGGGACTTGATGAGATGTTGTGGGGTAATATTTATTTACCTgcatatatatatcaatatttatgAACCTTCAAACCCCCCGATACCTCACAGCACCCCCCACAAGGGGTATCGTACTCTCTGAGTATTTAGTTTTGTGTTATAGGCGGAAAATTTTAGCATCaacatttccatttttgctgttgtttgtgtacattttttgcattttctttctaaaaattatatttgtagaGTTAAGGACCActaaaaaataagccatttggATAGCATTGGCCTATATTTTTGGATCATCTTGCAACATATTGTTAAAATCCTTAGATTTTCACTaaatttatattgtttttaatgattGTTGTGACTTTTTACAGTTGAGAGAGTGGCTTCATAAGGAATACAAGGACAACACTTTTAATGATGAGGCTGATATACGGGACCTTCTTGCCAGAGCCTCTAAAATCAATGCAGAGAAGGAAAAAACCCAGGAATCGACCCCACAGGAAGCCCTTTAAGGTCTTTTGGAAGGGCTGCCACCATCTTCAGATACTGTGAAACCACCAATCAAGTCTGGACTTTTGTCATGACCAAGAACGCATCCTTGTTAAGAGACGTATGAagcacttgtgtttttttttttggccatgaATTGATTGGCACTTTTGATGCACTTCTGATGCACTGTTGGCCTAACCTTGTGTGCACTGTGTATGTCGTTAAATCACTCTGAGTTCAGATGTGAATATATTGAAAACAACTTTGTGAGTTTTAATACTAAAGTGCTGTGTGCTGATAAAGTGGCAGCCCTTATTCCTCTTTTCCCATGTGCAAGGGAGGCCATACATGGcagacaacaaaaacatcaagacTGTTCCACTACCAAAATGACTATAAATAAGCAGCATTGACATGGATTACCGCTAGGGGGCAGTAAACGTAGAAAAGTCATGTAAACATATAGGTAGAAAATCAGAGGTGCATGGTGGTTCTTCGGCGTCCGCTAGAGGGAATCCCCACGTTATACTCCTGTAGCACCTGACTGTTGAGCAACTTGCATATGAACAGTTCTCAGCAGCAAAATGTGATGTCAGGCTCCTCCCCTTGCAAGTCAGGTGTTAAGATTTAAGAATAAGATACAGAGGAGAGCCCATGCAGAGTGACAGAACTCTTCTGGTCAGAAGGTAAGCTTTCCTTGCTAATTTTAAAAGAGTATTTCATTTGTTTGACTGTAATGAATACATGTTTGTATCTTCAGTATAAATTGTGTAGTATGTGGTGTAAATGCATTCTTTTCTGTGGTGGTACTTAAATTGTTTAATTTGCTCTCATATGGAGAAATGACAGCCTCTGATAAAAGTAAGACTACTGTTGATAGGataagtcaaaagtttggagacactttttcATGCTTTTGACATGTTCAAACTTTTCACATATATTACTTTGTATAAATAGCAAAAGAAAGGCATAGTGCGGTCTGACTTATTAATAATGACCTCCATGAAGGCCATATACACATGCATCTCCAAGCGTATCTtattttgaatgatctcacaacaggcacattaTTTTGCCATCAATATTTATTAACCAAGAGTGCTTTTAATTTGTGCAGTTTTGGGTAATTTATGTATTATCTGTTAAGAAATTAGACATATTCTTGCAAGGTTTTACAAGTATACTAGTAATCTTAAAGATGCACCAAAATGTTGATTGTTCTTTGTATAAAATGTGATGAAAACATACTTGTGACTTGTTTTTGATGGTAATAATGCACTCTGCCTTTGCTCCCCACAGAGATGAACTTAGAAGAAGTCAATTGCCCAGCAGTTGGATGTTGCAATGGCAAACTGAGGCAATGGTTGATTGAACAGATTGACAGCAAGAGATATCCAGGCCTAGTTTGGGAGAACAcggagaaaaacattttcaggaTTCCGTGGAAACATGCAGGCAAGCAGGACTATAACAGAGAAGAGGATGCTGCACTCTTTAAGGTCAGACCTCAGAATATATGTTCTTTACACCTTccattttggtttaaaaaaaaaaagcccaatgtGTGGTTTTATTCCATGATTGTTTCAGGCATGGGCTCTGTTCAAAGGGAAATACAAGGAAGGTGTAGACAAGCCAGACCCCCCAACATGGAAAACAAGACTGCGCTGTGCtctaaataaaagtaatgactTTGACGAGTTGACAGAAAGAAGCCAACTCGACATCACAGAACCTTATAAAGTCTACAGGATCATTCCAGAGGGAGCCAAAAGAGGTAATACTATTGGGATATCTTTGTTTTTGCAGTTCTGTAGTCAATTCTAATCAAGCAGGAAACACAAAAGAAGTCTTATTGTCATATGTTGTCATATGCAACAACATGCATTATTGTAGTTTTCTCCAGTGTAGAATTGCATTGCATTGTAATGATATGTGTTCTCTTCTCAGAGGTCCCACAgtagtgtattggaagtgtgttaACCAAAACCTGTAGTAAGCCTTACTGTGAACATGTTGTTTTGTTCACACCGGTCTCCGACAGAGTGTGTGGCTCAAAGAAGTGCAATTGTGCAATTTGTCCAATCTTTACAAATTGATGGGTTTCAACCATGTGACCTAGAGGCAATCAGCGTATAGACATATATAAAACATCCACTTAAAAAGTCAGTTTTGCTTGGTAGGAGACCTTTAAATAAATTTGAGATATATTTGATCTAATCCAGGTACAGTAGCAGGAATGAAGATGACCAGTGTTGAGGATGCATCACATTCCTTTGGCTTTATTCCTCCGTACTCCTCACTGCACAGCCAAGTAAGTTTATTCACATACAACCAATACAAACactgtaaaaacaaacacacatatgcAAATGGTATTCTTTCCCTCTCCATCCCCAGGTACAAACGTATATGGTATCCCATGAGAGAAGGGACTGGAGGGATTAcaaaccaccagaacagcaacATATTCCTCCTCTACATCACCGTGGACCACATGGAGAGCTGCAGTACTTCCCTTCATCAATCAGCCGGCCATGGCCTGAGTCACAGTCAGAAAGTGGTAAGATGCAGTATTAATACTTATTGGGTCACTGACATGTTTTATTAACTTTGCTTAACCACTCAGACACTGTGGACAGGCAGCGGCAACACAGCAATTTGGCATCACTACTAAGAATATAACGAACATTGTTTACACTGTTTGTTTACACTGCTTTCTCTGTGCGGTTTGACTGTGCTGACATCACTTGCGTAAATGCCGCTTTTCTGTGACCTGGAGTTTGTCATGGCTCCTGCCGTGAACAttgtatgtaattttttgtgaatttacCGTCCGCTTTCATAAAAcgaacaatgtagaacataattacaaacaacacAGAACATTGAAGCGAAATTTATGAATCAGGTCAGTGAATAGTAGAAAGTGAATGTAGCCTTTCTGTTTCAAGTCACAGGTTTTCAGTTCTCCTTCCACCCCTATCTGCCAGAGACACAACCTCCTTTGTATACGATGGACCACAGCAATGTCATTACAGGTCAACAAGCATTACAGTGAATACTATGCGACCTGTTGGCAGCCATAGTTAAAAATTCATGTCTTTTTGCTCCAGATTTCAGCCTACACGTGTCCTTATTCTACAGAGAGTCTTTAGTCAAGGAGGTGACCACCACCAGCCCGGAAGGTTGTCGGATCACCCCTCCTTCACCATCCTCCTCTCCATCATCCTCTTCATCATGCCTGCAAGACAAGTTTCACAGTGGGGAGGATGTTGTTCTCTTTCCATCCCCATTTCCCGAGTCTCAAAGGCAGGGTGCAGAGAGGCTTCCTGATATCCTGGAGAGAGGAGTGCTTCTGTGGATGACAGCGGATGGCTTGTATGCTCAGCGCCTTTGCCAAGGACGCATATACTGGGAGGGACCTCTAGCACCTTATATGGATAAACCCAATAAGCTGGAGAAGGAGCAGTCATGTAAATTGTTTGACACCCAGCAGTTTCTAATTGgtaaggaaaaaaatgttagaTCACAGCAGAATATTcacactgtatatacacacacatgtggaTACATTTAAGTACAATATATGCAAACTGcatgttgaaaaacaaaaactagaTGATGGGATGTTTGCTATAATTATCATCAGATAaatcattttcaatatttttaagtacATTTGTTGCTGCGCTATTAAAAAAGGTGTTCCGGATATATCTATGAAATTTTATCAGAcgaagaaaaaattaaataaattggtCGGAAGTAACTTAAGCAGttaaaaaaagggcaaaataatccaaattcCTTTCCAAGTCAACAGGGGGCAGCACCTTCGTGCATTGTTGAGCAATGTACCCCATTGTAGGGCGAACAAGTTAATGCTAACTGAAATAGCGATGAACTCGGCGGCGATCACTTTCGTTATGTGTAGCAACTGAGTAGTTTTCAAACCTAGTCATAAGCTGTGGGTCCAGAAGGAAAATATAATTGTAATACGAAAGCTTGATACGGTTTCTTGTCGTTGGATAGTCCTTGAAGTGTTGAGCCAGGTAAGGACACACCTCGATGACGTGACGTACTGACTGCTATGACGAGACCGAGCAGGCGTTAACAGACGTTGGAAATGGTTGAATCTCCCATCTCTTGCACACTCTTTGTTTAGATTTTAAAGTCAACTTTTTTCAGTGGTATAACGATAATGAGCTTTCAAAAAATGGCGCCAAATGTTTCGCTATGTTAACAGGTAGTCGATGTATTTATCAAAACTGCTCTCttcccatttttaaaaacaaaaaatagacTGGAATTGTTTATGTTAAGTGATTTCACTTCATTTGAATGTAGGCCATTTGTCATCCATCTTGCCATGCAttggttttctatgccgcttagcctctttagggtcgcggggtatgctggagcctatcccacctgactgCGGCCtagaggcgttgtacaccctggactggtcaccagccagtcGCAGGGCCGTTTGTCATTTGAAGGCGTATATTCTATAATTTGGCATCTAGAGCTATTTACTGCCAGTGTATATATTGTGGATGATGATAATGGTTAAGGCCTACTAAAAGCGTTGAAGCTTGGTAAGTCCCTATCAGTGTTGAGGCTGCTCACACGTTCTCATCAGGGGGCTCACATTGTGTGGAGCCCCCACCCACCTCCTGTGGTCAACCACAAATATGACTTGATGGTGTTTTCTGTGCCACATTTCCATCAAGCTCAGCAGCAGCTTCCAGCTAAAATGTCTTGACAAGGAAAATGTCATGGGGGGGTTAAAACGCTTATTTTAAGACATTgtgacctttaaaaaaaaatcagattcacAATAATGATTGTAACCTCTTGTGTCACATCACTCAGAGCTTCAAGATTTTGCCCACAATGGACGACATCTACCCAAACAC
Proteins encoded in this region:
- the dusp22b gene encoding dual specificity protein phosphatase 22-B isoform X1; the protein is MMPSESLVTLQVLPYLYLGNFRDARDREQLARNNITHILSIHDSAAPILQEMTYLCISAADLPTQNLTQHFKQSIMFMHESRLKGEGCLVHCLAGVSRSVTLVVAYIMTVTRLGWKEALAAVRVVRPSAGPNLGFQHQLQEFETTQLDELREWLHKEYKDNTFNDEADIRDLLARASKINAEKEKTQESTPQEAL
- the dusp22b gene encoding dual specificity protein phosphatase 22-B isoform X3, producing MIRLHVTVLPYLYLGNFRDARDREQLARNNITHILSIHDSAAPILQEMTYLCISAADLPTQNLTQHFKQSIMFMHESRLKGEGCLVHCLAGVSRSVTLVVAYIMTVTRLGWKEALAAVRVVRPSAGPNLGFQHQLQEFETTQLDELREWLHKEYKDNTFNDEADIRDLLARASKINAEKEKTQESTPQEAL
- the dusp22b gene encoding dual specificity protein phosphatase 22-B isoform X2, which gives rise to MGNGINKVLPYLYLGNFRDARDREQLARNNITHILSIHDSAAPILQEMTYLCISAADLPTQNLTQHFKQSIMFMHESRLKGEGCLVHCLAGVSRSVTLVVAYIMTVTRLGWKEALAAVRVVRPSAGPNLGFQHQLQEFETTQLDELREWLHKEYKDNTFNDEADIRDLLARASKINAEKEKTQESTPQEAL
- the irf4a gene encoding interferon regulatory factor 4a isoform X4, with protein sequence MNLEEVNCPAVGCCNGKLRQWLIEQIDSKRYPGLVWENTEKNIFRIPWKHAGKQDYNREEDAALFKAWALFKGKYKEGVDKPDPPTWKTRLRCALNKSNDFDELTERSQLDITEPYKVYRIIPEGAKRGTVAGMKMTSVEDASHSFGFIPPYSSLHSQVQTYMVSHERRDWRDYKPPEQQHIPPLHHRGPHGELQYFPSSISRPWPESQSESVTGFQFSFHPYLPETQPPLYTMDHSNVITDFSLHVSLFYRESLVKEVTTTSPEGCRITPPSPSSSPSSSSSCLQDKFHSGEDVVLFPSPFPESQRQGAERLPDILERGVLLWMTADGLYAQRLCQGRIYWEGPLAPYMDKPNKLEKEQSCKLFDTQQFLIELQDFAHNGRHLPKHQVVLCFGDEYPNPQRPRKMITAQVEPVFARKLVKHYQQSNGHYQQSYEHTQELNTSTINTLSPQRSSLIQE
- the irf4a gene encoding interferon regulatory factor 4a isoform X3 encodes the protein MNLEEVNCPAVGCCNGKLRQWLIEQIDSKRYPGLVWENTEKNIFRIPWKHAGKQDYNREEDAALFKAWALFKGKYKEGVDKPDPPTWKTRLRCALNKSNDFDELTERSQLDITEPYKVYRIIPEGAKRGTVAGMKMTSVEDASHSFGFIPPYSSLHSQVQTYMVSHERRDWRDYKPPEQQHIPPLHHRGPHGELQYFPSSISRPWPESQSESVTGFQFSFHPYLPETQPPLYTMDHSNVITDFSLHVSLFYRESLVKEVTTTSPEGCRITPPSPSSSPSSSSSCLQDKFHSGEDVVLFPSPFPESQRQGAERLPDILERGVLLWMTADGLYAQRLCQGRIYWEGPLAPYMDKPNKLEKEQSCKLFDTQQFLIELQDFAHNGRHLPKHQVVLCFGDEYPNPQRPRKMITAQVLTGNCPGLKWSSLDDADTMEISVVCHQGESRTFYLFIKRKGKEEVEKKILEVTHVTSVVPSSL
- the irf4a gene encoding interferon regulatory factor 4a isoform X2 → MNLEEVNCPAVGCCNGKLRQWLIEQIDSKRYPGLVWENTEKNIFRIPWKHAGKQDYNREEDAALFKAWALFKGKYKEGVDKPDPPTWKTRLRCALNKSNDFDELTERSQLDITEPYKVYRIIPEGAKRGTVAGMKMTSVEDASHSFGFIPPYSSLHSQVQTYMVSHERRDWRDYKPPEQQHIPPLHHRGPHGELQYFPSSISRPWPESQSESVTGFQFSFHPYLPETQPPLYTMDHSNVITDFSLHVSLFYRESLVKEVTTTSPEGCRITPPSPSSSPSSSSSCLQDKFHSGEDVVLFPSPFPESQRQGAERLPDILERGVLLWMTADGLYAQRLCQGRIYWEGPLAPYMDKPNKLEKEQSCKLFDTQQFLIELQDFAHNGRHLPKHQVVLCFGDEYPNPQRPRKMITAQVLTGNCPGLKWSSLDDADTMEISVVCHQGESRTFYLFIKRKGGGGEEDPGSDPCHLCSPFLSLGTRRDKHSKEGRETVMD
- the irf4a gene encoding interferon regulatory factor 4a isoform X1, with the protein product MNLEEVNCPAVGCCNGKLRQWLIEQIDSKRYPGLVWENTEKNIFRIPWKHAGKQDYNREEDAALFKAWALFKGKYKEGVDKPDPPTWKTRLRCALNKSNDFDELTERSQLDITEPYKVYRIIPEGAKRGTVAGMKMTSVEDASHSFGFIPPYSSLHSQVQTYMVSHERRDWRDYKPPEQQHIPPLHHRGPHGELQYFPSSISRPWPESQSESVTGFQFSFHPYLPETQPPLYTMDHSNVITDFSLHVSLFYRESLVKEVTTTSPEGCRITPPSPSSSPSSSSSCLQDKFHSGEDVVLFPSPFPESQRQGAERLPDILERGVLLWMTADGLYAQRLCQGRIYWEGPLAPYMDKPNKLEKEQSCKLFDTQQFLIELQDFAHNGRHLPKHQVVLCFGDEYPNPQRPRKMITAQVLTGNCPGLKWSSLDDADTMEISVVCHQGESRTFYLFIKSGLARSPSQNPEPPLARLPIGRPAALSEEELHWQQKGGKNLTAQKSCVVTDVQTPELFQCGSEMGTA